TCTGGTTTAACAAAGATTTTAATAGCGTTTTGAGCTTGAGGGCTTTTGTATATGACTATTTTGATAATTGGGAGCTTGCTAGCAGGTTAGGCAGCTTGGTATTGGAAGGGCTCTCGCTGGGCGATAGAGCTTTTTATAGTGAGTTAAGAAGCGTTAGAGATAGATACATTATCGAAGATCTTGATAAGATTATTAAGAATCTCATGAAGGTAAACATAATTCGTGAGATTGATCCAAGAATGGTTTCGCTTTTTATTTGGGGAAATTTAGTATTTTTTACAACTTTAGTTTTGAAAGGGGAAGAGATTAAATTGGATAAAAAAGAAATATGGCAAATGATTTTCTCAGGTCTTACTTCGGGGTTGATTAAATGAAAATAAAATCTTATATTTGTTTTTTTGTTCTTTTTATTTTTCTGACTCTTCCTGGTGTTGCATACTCAAAAGAGACTACGCTGGAGTATAAGCCTACCAATCCCCCTGAGCAGTTGAACCTTACTTTGGACAAATCAATTGAGCTTGCAAAGGATTATAGTCCTGCAATAAAGATGGACAAGGAGAAGATTGGCAATGCAAGAATGCAAGCGCACGAAATATCTGGTTATCTCGTTCCTCATCTAAATTGGAAATCAACTTATACAGAGTTAAAAAGTGCTCCTGCTATTATGCTTCCGGGAATAGGTAAAGTCCCAACAGGCTATAAAACTACTTATGATCATAGGGCTGTTTTAACATATGAGTTTGATGTATGGAGAAAGATATGGGAGCAACGATCCGCTGCATGGTTAAACGTAAGAGAAGCAGAAGAGAATTATAGAAGCGCTGTTCAAAATTTAACCTATCAGGTTACAAGCGCTTATTTTCAGTGTTTACAGGCAGAAGACAATGTGGCTTCTCAGGAATCTGATTTAAAGCAAATTGAAGAACAGTTAAGGGTTACGCAGGCTATGTACAATGCTGGTACGGCTGCTAAGATTGACGTTTTGAGAGTTGAGGTATCATTGGCTCAAATTAAACAGAATTTGTTAGATGCTGAGAATCAAAGGGATTTATCTTATTCTTCCTTGAATAACCTTATCGGCTATCCAATGAATACTAAATTGGTTCTGGCAAAAGATCAAGACGTTCCAAATATAACTGGAAGTGTGGATGACTTGACTGCTAAGGCTGTTTCCTTCAGGCCAGATCTTAGATCTGTAAGATTTGCTGCTGAGGCTGCAAAGAAGCTTATATGGGTTGCAAAGACGCAGAGGCTGCCTGATTTTTCTGTCACCGCATACAAAGAATGGGTTGATAACACATTCTTTCCTGATAATCAAGACTGGGGTGCTGTAGTTCAAATGACTATTCCGA
This is a stretch of genomic DNA from Thermodesulfobium sp. 4217-1. It encodes these proteins:
- a CDS encoding TetR/AcrR family transcriptional regulator, with the protein product MNIEDKILKISFEHFSQKGYAQVRIGDISKEADIGKGTVYLYFNSKRDLFYSTVEHAFRKLSEILWFNKDFNSVLSLRAFVYDYFDNWELASRLGSLVLEGLSLGDRAFYSELRSVRDRYIIEDLDKIIKNLMKVNIIREIDPRMVSLFIWGNLVFFTTLVLKGEEIKLDKKEIWQMIFSGLTSGLIK
- a CDS encoding TolC family protein, whose translation is MKIKSYICFFVLFIFLTLPGVAYSKETTLEYKPTNPPEQLNLTLDKSIELAKDYSPAIKMDKEKIGNARMQAHEISGYLVPHLNWKSTYTELKSAPAIMLPGIGKVPTGYKTTYDHRAVLTYEFDVWRKIWEQRSAAWLNVREAEENYRSAVQNLTYQVTSAYFQCLQAEDNVASQESDLKQIEEQLRVTQAMYNAGTAAKIDVLRVEVSLAQIKQNLLDAENQRDLSYSSLNNLIGYPMNTKLVLAKDQDVPNITGSVDDLTAKAVSFRPDLRSVRFAAEAAKKLIWVAKTQRLPDFSVTAYKEWVDNTFFPDNQDWGAVVQMTIPIYDGGVIRSQVQQAIIAYRTQKDYERQVFDQIKLDVKQAILNLSSAKQRIDTIAQSVSEAEESLRLARVRYQAGVNTISEVLDAEAQLSTSQTQYAQAKFDYQVAKASLYKAIGLD